From Aquisalimonas asiatica, the proteins below share one genomic window:
- a CDS encoding AEC family transporter, with the protein MPTYEDLFNCFLLLLTSLANVVMLRTFRKPEGVTLFEIINILAPVFLVILLGWALARSGFLPAQAVGEVNRLSYWVGLPSLLFYSIGTADPEIQGVTGLLFVTTTATLVAIAAAALGARLLRLPGHSYGTFMQGVFRGNLAFIGLPVVLYAFSNGNASAEASALLVFGPLVVLYNVLAVVVLVLSGGGAGHGVIRPAVYGLLTNPILIASLAGVLLALSGLQLPAFAERTFSAVGQMALPLALICIGATLYSTRIRGRIGWAVTGAVMKVALVPAIGFLLARAVGLSAEHTQIALILLACPTASVSYILAQQLRGDEGLASSIVVIANVLAVPALFVVLAITG; encoded by the coding sequence TTGCCAACATATGAAGATCTGTTCAACTGTTTTCTGTTGTTATTGACGTCGCTGGCAAACGTGGTAATGCTGCGCACGTTCAGAAAGCCGGAGGGCGTGACCCTGTTCGAGATCATCAACATTCTGGCGCCGGTGTTTCTTGTCATTCTTCTCGGGTGGGCGTTGGCGCGTTCGGGGTTTCTGCCGGCGCAGGCGGTTGGCGAGGTCAACCGGCTCAGTTACTGGGTCGGGCTGCCGTCGCTGCTGTTCTACAGTATCGGTACGGCCGATCCCGAGATTCAGGGGGTCACCGGGCTGCTGTTCGTCACCACCACTGCGACGCTGGTGGCAATTGCCGCCGCCGCTCTGGGCGCCCGTCTACTGCGTCTGCCGGGGCACTCCTACGGTACGTTCATGCAGGGGGTGTTTCGCGGCAATCTCGCCTTCATCGGTCTGCCAGTGGTGCTGTACGCCTTCTCCAATGGCAATGCCAGCGCCGAGGCAAGTGCCCTGCTGGTGTTCGGGCCGCTGGTGGTGCTCTACAACGTGCTCGCCGTGGTGGTGCTGGTGCTCTCCGGTGGCGGTGCCGGCCACGGTGTGATCAGACCGGCGGTGTACGGGCTGCTGACCAACCCGATACTGATCGCCTCTCTGGCCGGCGTGCTCCTGGCCCTGTCGGGTCTGCAGCTGCCCGCGTTTGCGGAGCGCACATTCTCGGCGGTGGGGCAGATGGCGCTGCCCCTGGCGCTGATCTGCATCGGCGCAACCCTGTATTCCACCCGTATTCGCGGCCGGATCGGCTGGGCGGTGACCGGCGCGGTGATGAAGGTGGCGCTGGTGCCGGCGATCGGTTTTCTGCTGGCGCGGGCGGTGGGGCTGTCCGCCGAGCACACGCAGATTGCGCTGATTCTGCTGGCCTGCCCGACGGCGTCGGTCTCCTACATCCTGGCGCAGCAGTTGCGGGGGGACGAGGGGCTGGCCTCGA
- a CDS encoding ArsR/SmtB family transcription factor — translation MSDLTDDQLTELGEMFRMLGDPTRLGIVLACMDEPVSVGHMASRLDASQSLISHHLRLLRATRLVRGTRQGRSVLYQVSDEHVRTMLQNMVEHIHEDTGEPS, via the coding sequence ATGTCCGATCTGACCGATGACCAACTGACCGAACTCGGTGAAATGTTCCGCATGCTCGGGGATCCGACGCGGCTGGGTATCGTCCTGGCCTGCATGGACGAGCCGGTCAGTGTCGGGCACATGGCGTCCCGGCTGGACGCGTCGCAGTCGCTGATCAGCCATCACCTGCGGCTGCTCCGTGCCACTCGCCTCGTGCGGGGAACGCGTCAGGGTCGCAGTGTGCTCTACCAGGTCAGCGACGAGCACGTTCGCACCATGCTCCAGAACATGGTGGAACACATCCACGAAGACACGGGAGAACCATCATGA
- a CDS encoding metallothionein, with the protein MSDVDRVKCACSDCVCVIAPEKAVEQNGRLYCGDACARGHGSGSGCGHAGCDCKG; encoded by the coding sequence ATGAGTGACGTCGACCGCGTAAAATGCGCCTGCAGCGATTGCGTCTGCGTCATCGCGCCCGAGAAGGCCGTCGAGCAGAACGGCCGGCTCTACTGCGGTGACGCGTGTGCCAGGGGGCACGGCAGCGGCAGTGGCTGCGGCCATGCCGGCTGCGACTGCAAAGGGTAG
- a CDS encoding QsdR family transcriptional regulator, with translation MSRKTPLALALNDASRSSRPTPITAFRLARRWWLDGKRLNLSALAEELEIGRATLMRWVGNKELLLGEILWSLYKDVFDEARARADANPSLQGVDYLAAIYHDVNTEVMGAEPLHQFLRQDPQFALRVLTSNVSGLQRRLIDTWSALLQEQARAGRIDPQLDTDSLAFFLVRIGEGAIYSDIICGREPGLDQATTAFRLLLSSPDTTGR, from the coding sequence ATGAGCCGCAAGACGCCTCTCGCCCTTGCCCTGAACGACGCCAGCCGCAGCAGCCGGCCAACCCCGATCACCGCCTTCCGCCTGGCCCGTCGCTGGTGGCTGGATGGCAAGCGTCTCAACCTGTCCGCGCTGGCGGAAGAACTGGAGATCGGCCGCGCAACACTGATGCGCTGGGTCGGCAACAAGGAGCTGCTGCTCGGCGAGATTCTCTGGTCGCTGTACAAGGACGTGTTCGACGAGGCCAGGGCGCGGGCCGATGCCAACCCCTCGCTCCAGGGGGTGGATTACCTCGCGGCGATCTACCACGACGTAAATACGGAGGTGATGGGCGCCGAGCCCTTGCACCAGTTCCTGCGCCAGGACCCCCAGTTCGCCCTGCGCGTGCTCACCTCCAACGTCAGCGGCCTGCAGCGCCGCCTGATCGACACCTGGTCGGCGCTACTCCAGGAGCAGGCCCGGGCGGGCCGGATCGACCCGCAACTGGATACCGACAGCCTCGCCTTCTTTCTCGTGCGCATCGGCGAAGGCGCCATATACAGCGACATCATCTGTGGCCGCGAGCCGGGCCTGGACCAGGCAACAACCGCCTTCCGGCTACTGCTCAGCAGCCCCGACACGACCGGCCGCTGA
- a CDS encoding indolepyruvate ferredoxin oxidoreductase family protein: MVLADVRLDDKYARDAGRVYLNGIQALVRLPLMQRQRDNIAGLNTAAYISGYRGSPLGGLDKALWEAGPFLERQSIRFQPGVNEDLAATAVWGSQQVGLWPGARYDGVVGMWYGKAPGVDRTGDVFRHANSAGTAPHGGVLAVAGDDHGCKSSTLPSQSEFAFMDLQMPVLHPADVQDVLDLGLYGWALSRYSGCWTGFIVVADTADASASVSIDPDRVAIALPEDFQMPPDGLGIRWPDRPMDQEYRLQRYKLQAALAFVRANRLDRLVIDSPAPRLGIVTTGKAYLDVRQALLDLGIDDDEAARIGLRLYKVAMSWPLEPEGVRRFADGLEEILVVEEKRPLIESQLKEQLYNWEHASRPRVVGKYDEYGEWILPSAGELNPGQVARVIAARVGRFHASTVMERRLRFLEQQEAALAAGRTLVERMPHFCSGCPHNTSTRVPEGSRATAGIGCHYMANWMDRQTETFTHMGGEGVPWIGQAPFTETRHIFANLGDGTYFHSGLLAIRAAVASGANITYKILYNDAVAMTGGQHVDGELDVPQITRQLAAEGVRRTVVVSDEPEKYGSSTPLAPGVRVHHRRDLDALQRDLREESGVTALVYDQTCAAEKRRRRKRGTMPDPAKRAFINTRVCEGCGDCNSKSNCLSVMPVETELGRKRAIDQGQCNKDFSCVDGFCPSFVTVHGGTLRRPEANADPSALPPLDDPVLPRPDTPYGIVVTGVGGTGIVTVAALLGMAAHLEGKGVAVLDMTGLAQKYGAVTSHIRIAGDPDQLHGPRIPPGEADLLLGSDLVVASGRDSLGRMDASRTASVINTHAVMPAAFISNPDMPFPTREMVEQIRGHSRSGGCHALDAAALTEGLFGDSTTMNLFLVGFAYQQGLLPVSAEAIDRAIELNGTAVEANQQAFFWGRHAAHDMETVQRQACPGDAAHEDAPDPDTWIQRRHADLAVYQNTAYADRYTALVERARDAEQRVMPGSRELTDAVARSYFRLLAYKDEYEVARLYTDGAFARQLEETFAGDYRVRLHLAPPLLARRDPHTGEPRKREFGAWILPVMRVLARMKVLRGTLLDPFAYSGDRRLERQLITDFERLCDELLAGLRPENHHHGVALVRQFGSVRGYGHVKQASVDRMRQQRDALLERFHAPETGSAGAGRRTSAAGRVGAAEQ, from the coding sequence TTCGCCTCGACGACAAGTACGCCCGGGACGCCGGGCGCGTGTATCTCAACGGCATCCAGGCGCTGGTGCGGCTGCCACTCATGCAGCGCCAGCGCGACAACATTGCCGGTCTCAATACTGCCGCCTACATCTCCGGGTACCGCGGTTCGCCGCTGGGTGGGCTGGACAAGGCGCTGTGGGAGGCGGGGCCGTTCCTGGAGCGCCAGTCCATCCGTTTCCAGCCCGGCGTCAACGAGGATCTGGCGGCCACGGCCGTCTGGGGCAGTCAGCAGGTGGGGCTGTGGCCCGGGGCGCGCTACGACGGCGTGGTCGGCATGTGGTACGGCAAGGCGCCCGGTGTGGACCGCACCGGCGACGTGTTCCGCCACGCCAACTCGGCCGGCACCGCGCCCCATGGTGGTGTGCTCGCCGTGGCCGGTGACGATCACGGCTGCAAGTCGTCCACGCTGCCGAGTCAGTCCGAGTTTGCCTTCATGGACCTGCAGATGCCGGTGCTGCATCCGGCCGATGTCCAGGACGTCCTGGATCTGGGGCTGTACGGCTGGGCGCTGTCCCGTTACAGCGGTTGCTGGACGGGGTTCATCGTGGTGGCCGACACGGCGGACGCATCGGCTTCGGTCAGTATCGACCCGGACCGGGTGGCCATTGCGCTGCCGGAAGACTTTCAGATGCCGCCGGACGGCCTCGGGATCCGCTGGCCCGACCGGCCCATGGACCAGGAATACCGGCTGCAGCGCTACAAGCTCCAGGCCGCGCTGGCCTTCGTCCGCGCCAACCGGCTCGACCGGCTCGTGATCGACAGCCCCGCGCCGCGCCTCGGTATCGTCACCACCGGCAAGGCGTATCTGGATGTGCGCCAGGCGCTGCTCGATCTCGGTATCGACGATGACGAGGCGGCGCGCATCGGCTTGCGTCTCTACAAGGTCGCCATGAGCTGGCCCCTGGAGCCGGAGGGAGTGCGCCGCTTCGCCGACGGGCTGGAAGAGATCCTGGTGGTGGAGGAAAAGCGCCCGCTGATCGAGAGCCAGTTGAAGGAGCAGCTGTACAACTGGGAACACGCCAGCCGGCCGCGCGTGGTGGGCAAGTACGACGAGTACGGGGAGTGGATTCTGCCGTCCGCCGGCGAGCTCAACCCCGGACAGGTGGCGCGGGTGATCGCGGCGCGCGTGGGCCGTTTCCACGCCAGCACCGTCATGGAGCGGCGTCTGCGTTTCCTGGAGCAGCAGGAGGCGGCACTGGCCGCCGGGCGTACGCTGGTGGAGCGCATGCCGCACTTCTGCTCCGGCTGTCCGCACAACACCTCCACCCGGGTCCCGGAGGGGAGTCGGGCGACGGCCGGAATCGGCTGTCATTACATGGCCAACTGGATGGACCGCCAGACCGAGACCTTCACCCACATGGGCGGCGAGGGTGTGCCCTGGATCGGGCAGGCGCCGTTCACGGAGACGCGGCACATCTTTGCCAACCTGGGTGATGGCACCTATTTCCACTCCGGCCTGCTGGCCATCCGTGCGGCTGTGGCCAGCGGCGCCAACATCACCTACAAGATCCTCTACAACGACGCGGTGGCCATGACCGGTGGTCAGCACGTGGACGGCGAGCTGGACGTGCCGCAGATCACCCGGCAACTGGCCGCGGAGGGCGTCCGGCGCACGGTGGTGGTGAGTGACGAGCCGGAGAAGTACGGCTCGTCTACACCCCTGGCGCCCGGCGTGCGGGTGCATCACCGGCGTGATCTGGACGCGCTCCAGCGCGATCTGCGTGAAGAGTCGGGAGTGACCGCCCTGGTGTACGACCAGACCTGCGCCGCCGAGAAGCGGCGCCGTCGCAAGCGTGGCACCATGCCGGACCCGGCCAAGCGCGCCTTCATCAATACCCGGGTGTGCGAAGGCTGTGGCGACTGCAACAGCAAGTCGAACTGCCTCTCCGTGATGCCGGTGGAGACGGAGCTGGGCCGCAAACGGGCCATCGACCAGGGCCAGTGCAACAAGGATTTCTCCTGCGTTGACGGCTTCTGCCCGAGCTTCGTGACGGTGCACGGCGGCACCCTGCGCAGGCCGGAGGCGAATGCCGACCCAAGCGCGCTGCCGCCCCTGGACGACCCCGTTCTCCCGCGCCCCGACACACCCTACGGCATCGTGGTGACCGGGGTGGGCGGCACTGGCATCGTCACCGTCGCCGCGCTGCTGGGCATGGCGGCCCACCTGGAGGGCAAGGGTGTCGCGGTGCTGGACATGACCGGGCTGGCCCAGAAGTACGGGGCCGTCACCAGCCATATCCGTATCGCAGGCGATCCCGATCAGCTCCACGGGCCGCGCATCCCCCCGGGCGAGGCGGATCTCCTGCTGGGCAGCGACCTGGTGGTGGCCTCCGGCCGGGACAGCCTGGGCCGCATGGACGCTAGCCGCACCGCCTCGGTGATCAATACCCACGCCGTCATGCCAGCGGCGTTCATCAGCAACCCGGACATGCCGTTCCCCACCCGCGAGATGGTGGAGCAGATCCGTGGGCACAGCCGTTCCGGCGGCTGTCACGCCCTGGACGCCGCCGCTCTCACCGAGGGGCTGTTCGGCGACAGCACCACCATGAATCTGTTTCTGGTCGGGTTCGCCTATCAGCAAGGGTTGCTGCCGGTCTCGGCGGAGGCGATCGACCGCGCCATCGAACTGAACGGGACCGCGGTCGAGGCTAACCAGCAGGCCTTCTTCTGGGGGCGCCATGCCGCGCATGACATGGAGACGGTCCAGCGCCAGGCGTGCCCGGGCGACGCGGCGCACGAGGATGCCCCTGATCCGGACACCTGGATCCAGCGCCGCCACGCGGACCTGGCCGTCTACCAGAATACCGCCTATGCGGACCGTTACACCGCGCTGGTGGAGCGTGCCCGCGACGCCGAGCAGCGCGTCATGCCCGGTTCAAGGGAACTGACGGACGCCGTCGCGCGCAGCTACTTCCGGCTGCTGGCGTACAAGGACGAGTACGAGGTGGCACGGCTCTACACCGATGGCGCCTTCGCGCGCCAGCTGGAAGAGACCTTCGCCGGTGACTACCGGGTGCGCCTGCATCTCGCGCCGCCGCTGCTGGCACGCCGGGATCCGCACACCGGTGAGCCCCGTAAACGCGAGTTCGGTGCCTGGATTCTGCCGGTGATGCGGGTGCTGGCGCGCATGAAGGTGCTGCGGGGAACGCTTCTGGACCCGTTCGCGTACTCGGGGGATCGCCGGCTGGAGCGCCAGCTGATCACCGACTTTGAGCGCCTGTGCGATGAGCTGCTGGCTGGCCTGCGGCCGGAGAATCACCACCATGGGGTGGCGCTGGTGCGGCAGTTCGGCAGTGTCCGCGGGTACGGCCACGTAAAACAGGCCAGCGTGGACCGGATGCGCCAGCAGCGGGATGCGTTGCTTGAGCGGTTTCACGCCCCCGAGACGGGCTCGGCCGGAGCCGGCCGCCGGACGTCAGCGGCCGGTCGTGTCGGGGCTGCTGAGCAGTAG